In Sphingobacteriaceae bacterium, one genomic interval encodes:
- a CDS encoding glycosyltransferase encodes MNTNTNKKIAILMDWYLPGTKAGGPVRSIQSLSEVLKDKFEICIFTSNKDLGSDVEYKNIKTDQFIEAGNIKYYYFSPEKMNMSNIIAQIQLYKPDCVYLNSFWSYLFSIGIIKAKNKNEINCPIILAPRGMLSPGALHLKAIKKYIFLLVAKISNLYRNITFHASNKLEERFVKKQFPKAKVNIISNINAGLPNSNIRIKNVHELKLFYLSRIDRVKNLHFALEILAKIPSKYQIVYDIYGNMENESYWNECFDLIQKLPNNIKVKYKKQLAFDEVQSTISNYHALFLPTLNENFGHSIVESLMSGCAVICSDQTPWTDMNEKACGFAFPLTQKQYFIDAIRTLAEEDQHKFNQRSKQAINYISGKMKVEETIQQYINMFNGSIKN; translated from the coding sequence TTGAATACTAACACAAATAAAAAAATAGCCATATTAATGGATTGGTATTTACCAGGCACTAAAGCCGGCGGACCGGTTAGATCCATTCAATCTTTATCAGAAGTTTTAAAAGATAAATTTGAAATATGCATATTTACCAGTAATAAAGATTTAGGAAGTGATGTAGAATATAAAAATATTAAAACAGATCAATTTATAGAAGCCGGTAACATTAAGTATTATTATTTCTCTCCCGAAAAAATGAATATGAGCAATATTATAGCTCAGATACAACTTTATAAACCCGATTGTGTTTACCTGAATAGCTTTTGGTCTTACTTATTTTCTATTGGTATCATAAAAGCTAAAAACAAAAATGAAATAAATTGTCCTATCATTTTAGCTCCAAGAGGGATGTTGAGTCCCGGAGCATTACACCTTAAGGCGATTAAAAAATATATATTCTTGTTGGTTGCTAAAATAAGTAATCTGTACAGAAACATTACTTTTCATGCCAGCAATAAGCTAGAAGAACGATTTGTTAAAAAGCAATTTCCAAAAGCAAAAGTAAATATCATATCAAACATAAATGCCGGTTTGCCTAATTCTAATATTAGAATCAAAAACGTGCATGAATTAAAACTATTTTATTTATCCAGAATAGATCGCGTAAAAAACCTCCATTTTGCTCTTGAAATTTTAGCAAAAATACCCTCAAAGTATCAAATTGTATATGATATTTACGGGAACATGGAAAATGAATCTTATTGGAATGAATGTTTTGACTTAATTCAAAAATTACCAAATAATATTAAAGTAAAGTATAAGAAGCAACTTGCTTTTGATGAAGTTCAAAGTACAATTTCAAATTATCATGCTTTATTTTTACCAACATTAAATGAAAATTTTGGCCATTCCATTGTAGAAAGTTTAATGAGTGGTTGTGCGGTGATATGTAGCGATCAAACACCTTGGACGGACATGAATGAAAAGGCTTGCGGTTTTGCATTTCCTTTAACCCAAAAACAGTATTTTATTGATGCCATCCGTACATTAGCCGAAGAAGATCAACATAAATTTAACCAAAGAAGTAAGCAGGCAATTAATTATATTAGCGGTAAAATGAAAGTAGAAGAAACCATACAACAATATATAAACATGTTTAATGGAAGCATTAAAAACTAA
- the wcaF gene encoding colanic acid biosynthesis acetyltransferase WcaF yields MEALKTNLATFNNKWYKPGSILKRALWYLTSVTFFKSSFPFYNIKRFLLRLFGAYVGKNVIIKPHVTIKYPWKLHLGDYVWIGEYAWIDNLAKVTLKNNSCVSQGALLLCGNHNYKKTTFDLIIGEITLEEGAWAGAKTVICPGVKLGSHSLLTVGSIATSNLEAYWIYQGNPATKLKPRIIKS; encoded by the coding sequence ATGGAAGCATTAAAAACTAATCTGGCCACATTTAATAATAAATGGTATAAACCCGGAAGTATTTTAAAGAGGGCGCTTTGGTATTTAACAAGCGTTACTTTCTTTAAATCTTCTTTTCCCTTTTACAATATTAAAAGATTTCTGTTACGTTTGTTTGGTGCATATGTTGGCAAAAATGTGATTATTAAACCGCACGTTACCATTAAATATCCCTGGAAATTACATCTTGGTGACTATGTCTGGATTGGAGAGTATGCCTGGATTGACAATCTGGCTAAAGTAACCTTAAAAAACAATTCTTGCGTGTCGCAAGGCGCTTTGTTACTATGTGGTAATCATAATTACAAAAAAACAACTTTTGATTTAATTATTGGTGAAATAACTTTAGAGGAAGGAGCCTGGGCCGGAGCCAAAACCGTTATTTGCCCAGGTGTAAAGTTAGGGTCTCATAGTCTATTAACGGTTGGCAGTATTGCTACATCAAACCTGGAAGCTTATTGGATTTATCAAGGAAATCCGGCCACAAAACTAAAACCTCGTATTATTAAGTCTTAA
- a CDS encoding DUF1987 family protein, translated as MVIPQTQHTPLVVASEDEGIISIKGKIIPENPDEFFNQLEVLTEQCIIKTKNENISLNIQLDYFNTTSSKMLAKYFKSLLIKQPQINWHYEKGDDSIKEAGEDYSSMLNFPFNIIEI; from the coding sequence GTGGTAATTCCTCAAACTCAACATACTCCGCTAGTTGTAGCTTCCGAAGACGAAGGAATTATAAGTATTAAAGGAAAAATTATTCCTGAAAATCCTGATGAATTTTTCAATCAGCTTGAAGTGCTGACGGAACAATGTATCATTAAAACCAAAAATGAAAACATAAGTTTAAATATTCAGCTTGATTATTTCAACACAACTTCATCAAAAATGCTGGCCAAATATTTTAAGTCGCTTTTAATAAAACAGCCGCAAATAAACTGGCATTACGAAAAAGGAGATGATTCTATTAAAGAAGCAGGTGAGGATTATTCATCCATGCTCAATTTTCCGTTTAATATAATTGAGATTTAA
- a CDS encoding bifunctional (p)ppGpp synthetase/guanosine-3',5'-bis(diphosphate) 3'-pyrophosphohydrolase gives MKIDLVAEKKEILHRYKELIKACKRRLEKGDKEIIRKAFEVAVEAHKEMRRKSGEPYIYHPIAVAQICAEEIGLGATSVVCALLHDTVEDTDLSLDDIKGLFGEKVSQIINGLTKISEVIDHTSSLQAENFRKVLLTMSEDVRVIFIKLADRLHNMRTLEHMKRDKQIKIAGETLFLYAPLAHRLGLNAIKTELEDLGLKYTDADSYNDIALKLQESEPERKKFVQKFIEPLKEILSEQGFKFKIFGRPKSIFSIFNKIKSKQVTFEEIYDLFAIRIVIDTPLDLEKSDCWKVYSIITDFYHPSPDRLRDWISTPKSNGYESLHTTVMGPEGKWVEVQIRTVRMDELAENGYAAHWKYKESAADKESKLEGWLSRVREMLESPDPNALEFIDDFKLNLFSDELFAFTPKGDMKTLPVGSTALDFAFEIHTKVGEHCIGAKVNHKLVPLSYILKSGDQIEILTSNKQTPKDDWLNFVITAKAKSKIKNSLKEQRKKVAEGGKEILERKFYKNKLDFTLQNVNDFCNYLKLPSSLELFYRAALGNVDTKEIKQFIKFKEAPLKIGKKGDAPKLEQLVTNARGSSNMLVIGDDLQELDYKLSPCCNPIPGDDVFGFITVSEGIKIHRVNCPNAIKLLSNYAYRVVKAKWNNEQLISFLAGIKISGTDELGIVNNITKVISNENSINMRSINFDTEDGIFEGTVMVYVHDTKHLSHLLEKLKKVKGVRRVERIDEK, from the coding sequence ATGAAAATCGACCTTGTTGCAGAAAAAAAAGAAATTCTACACCGTTACAAGGAGTTAATTAAAGCTTGTAAGCGCAGGCTCGAAAAGGGCGATAAGGAAATTATCCGAAAAGCATTTGAGGTAGCCGTTGAGGCGCATAAAGAAATGCGTCGCAAAAGCGGCGAACCCTATATTTATCACCCCATAGCAGTAGCTCAGATTTGTGCAGAAGAAATCGGACTTGGCGCCACAAGTGTGGTTTGTGCTTTATTGCATGATACCGTGGAAGACACGGATTTAAGCTTAGATGATATTAAAGGACTGTTTGGTGAAAAGGTTTCGCAAATTATAAACGGATTAACAAAAATATCTGAAGTTATTGATCACACTTCTTCTCTTCAGGCCGAGAATTTCAGAAAAGTGTTGTTAACCATGAGTGAAGATGTGCGGGTTATTTTTATAAAACTGGCAGACCGACTTCATAACATGCGCACACTGGAGCACATGAAGCGTGATAAACAAATTAAAATTGCCGGAGAAACTCTTTTTTTGTACGCTCCTCTGGCACATCGTTTAGGATTGAATGCCATTAAAACGGAACTGGAAGATCTGGGATTAAAATATACTGATGCCGATTCATATAATGACATAGCTTTAAAATTACAGGAATCGGAACCTGAACGAAAGAAATTTGTACAAAAGTTCATCGAACCATTAAAGGAAATTTTAAGTGAACAAGGATTTAAGTTTAAAATTTTTGGCAGACCAAAATCCATTTTCAGCATCTTTAATAAAATTAAATCCAAACAAGTTACTTTTGAAGAAATATATGATTTATTTGCCATTCGAATTGTTATTGATACACCTCTAGATCTGGAGAAATCCGATTGCTGGAAAGTATATTCTATCATAACAGATTTTTATCATCCAAGCCCTGATCGACTTCGCGATTGGATAAGCACTCCAAAAAGTAATGGATACGAAAGCTTACATACAACAGTTATGGGTCCGGAAGGAAAGTGGGTGGAAGTTCAAATCAGAACCGTTAGAATGGATGAGTTGGCCGAAAACGGATATGCAGCTCATTGGAAGTATAAAGAAAGTGCTGCGGATAAAGAAAGTAAATTAGAAGGTTGGTTGTCGAGAGTGCGAGAAATGTTAGAGAGTCCGGATCCTAATGCACTGGAATTTATCGATGATTTTAAATTGAATTTATTCAGCGATGAATTATTTGCTTTCACACCTAAGGGAGATATGAAAACTCTCCCTGTAGGATCAACGGCATTGGATTTTGCATTTGAAATTCACACCAAGGTAGGAGAACACTGCATAGGTGCAAAAGTTAATCACAAATTAGTTCCATTAAGTTATATATTAAAAAGTGGTGATCAGATAGAAATCTTAACCAGCAATAAACAAACACCTAAAGACGATTGGCTAAATTTTGTAATTACTGCCAAAGCGAAGTCTAAAATAAAAAATTCATTAAAAGAGCAACGTAAAAAAGTAGCAGAAGGTGGTAAAGAAATTTTAGAAAGAAAGTTCTATAAAAATAAATTGGATTTCACTTTGCAGAATGTAAATGATTTTTGTAATTATTTAAAATTGCCATCCTCATTAGAATTATTTTATCGTGCGGCCTTGGGAAATGTAGACACTAAGGAAATCAAACAATTTATTAAATTTAAAGAAGCGCCACTTAAAATTGGTAAAAAAGGGGATGCGCCAAAATTAGAACAATTGGTTACCAATGCCAGAGGTTCTTCCAACATGTTGGTGATAGGTGATGATTTGCAAGAATTGGATTATAAGCTTTCACCTTGCTGTAATCCCATTCCCGGCGATGATGTTTTTGGATTTATCACCGTGAGCGAAGGAATTAAAATTCATAGGGTGAACTGCCCCAACGCCATTAAATTACTTTCAAATTATGCTTATCGCGTGGTAAAAGCGAAATGGAATAATGAACAACTCATATCATTTTTAGCCGGAATAAAAATTTCCGGTACTGATGAATTAGGCATAGTAAATAACATTACCAAAGTTATTTCAAATGAAAATAGCATAAACATGCGTTCAATTAATTTTGATACCGAGGATGGAATTTTTGAAGGAACCGTTATGGTTTATGTACATGACACCAAACATTTAAGTCATTTATTGGAAAAGTTGAAAAAAGTAAAGGGGGTAAGAAGAGTGGAAAGAATTGACGAGAAATAA
- the acs gene encoding acetate--CoA ligase produces the protein MKINTLEEYQTAYQKSVEKPEKFWGEIAQHFVWKKKWTKVLEWNFKSPDIKWFINGKLNITENCIDRHLPARAKDTAFIFEANEINSNPQIITYQTLHDEVCKLANLLLELEIKKGDRICIYLPMIPEAIYALLACARIGAVHSVVFGGFSSQSLTDRINDSSCKLVLTSDGAFRGAKQIPMKSTVDEALKNCSSVNHVIVKKRTHEKVEMVKGRDLDWDTEVIKQKSTCNPVEMDSEDPLFILYTSGSTGKPKGVVHSSGGYMVYTAYTFLNVFQYQSNQIYWCTADVGWITGHSYITYGPLLCGATSVLFEGVPNYPDAGRFWNVVDKYKVNVFYTAPTAIRALEAAGLDYVSPYRLDSLQVLGSVGEPINEEAWQWYFKNIGKEKCPIVDTWWQTETGGILISPLANITKIKPGFATLPLPGIQPLLVDDKGNEILGNEVEGNLCIKFPWPSIIRTTYGDHERCRQTYFATYPNLYFTGDGCKRDKDGYYRITGRVDDVINVSGHRIGTAEVESAINEHPNIVESAVVGYPHEIKGQGIYAYCIALDANVPVENMRKEILELVTKIIGPIAKPDKIQIVSGLPKTRSGKIMRRILRKIAEGEIHQLGDVSTLLDPLVVEAIVKDRL, from the coding sequence ATGAAAATTAACACATTAGAGGAATACCAAACTGCTTACCAAAAAAGCGTAGAAAAGCCGGAAAAGTTTTGGGGGGAAATAGCTCAACACTTTGTTTGGAAAAAGAAATGGACCAAAGTGTTGGAGTGGAATTTTAAATCACCGGATATTAAGTGGTTTATCAACGGGAAATTAAATATTACCGAAAATTGTATAGACCGCCACTTGCCTGCAAGAGCAAAAGACACAGCGTTTATTTTTGAAGCCAATGAAATAAATAGCAATCCGCAAATAATAACTTATCAAACATTGCATGATGAGGTTTGTAAATTAGCAAATCTGCTGTTGGAATTGGAAATTAAAAAAGGTGATCGTATATGTATTTATTTACCAATGATACCTGAAGCTATTTATGCATTGTTGGCATGTGCTCGAATTGGCGCTGTGCATTCCGTTGTATTCGGAGGTTTTAGCTCACAATCGTTAACTGACAGAATTAATGATAGTTCTTGTAAACTTGTTTTAACTAGTGATGGTGCATTTCGAGGGGCAAAACAAATTCCAATGAAAAGTACGGTAGACGAAGCTTTAAAAAATTGCTCTTCGGTTAATCATGTGATAGTGAAAAAACGGACGCATGAAAAAGTAGAAATGGTAAAGGGAAGGGATTTAGATTGGGATACTGAAGTAATTAAACAAAAAAGCACTTGTAACCCCGTTGAAATGGATAGCGAAGATCCTTTATTTATTCTTTACACATCAGGTAGTACAGGTAAACCTAAAGGTGTTGTGCATTCAAGCGGTGGATATATGGTTTATACTGCTTATACTTTTTTAAATGTATTTCAGTATCAAAGCAACCAAATTTACTGGTGCACTGCTGATGTGGGTTGGATTACCGGACATTCTTATATTACTTACGGTCCGCTATTGTGCGGAGCAACTTCTGTGTTATTTGAAGGAGTTCCAAATTATCCTGATGCGGGCCGATTCTGGAATGTGGTAGATAAATATAAAGTAAATGTTTTTTATACAGCGCCCACAGCTATTCGGGCTTTGGAAGCCGCCGGATTGGATTATGTGAGTCCATACCGTTTGGATTCTTTACAAGTTTTAGGGAGTGTAGGGGAGCCAATTAATGAAGAAGCCTGGCAATGGTATTTTAAAAATATAGGAAAAGAAAAATGCCCAATAGTGGATACCTGGTGGCAAACAGAAACTGGAGGAATATTAATTTCTCCATTGGCAAATATCACAAAAATAAAACCCGGTTTTGCTACTTTACCTTTGCCGGGCATTCAACCCCTTTTGGTGGATGATAAGGGAAATGAAATTTTAGGTAATGAGGTGGAAGGAAATTTATGTATTAAGTTTCCTTGGCCTTCTATAATTAGAACTACCTACGGCGATCATGAACGCTGTAGACAAACTTATTTTGCAACGTACCCGAATTTATATTTTACCGGTGATGGATGTAAAAGAGATAAGGATGGATATTACCGAATTACAGGAAGAGTAGATGATGTAATCAATGTAAGTGGTCATCGTATCGGTACAGCGGAAGTGGAAAGTGCAATAAATGAACACCCTAACATTGTAGAGTCTGCAGTGGTGGGATATCCACATGAAATTAAAGGTCAGGGAATTTATGCCTATTGCATAGCGTTGGATGCAAATGTACCGGTAGAAAATATGAGGAAAGAAATATTGGAGTTAGTTACTAAAATAATTGGTCCTATAGCCAAGCCAGATAAAATTCAAATTGTAAGTGGCTTGCCTAAAACAAGAAGCGGGAAAATTATGAGACGAATTTTACGTAAGATAGCGGAGGGTGAAATTCATCAGTTGGGCGACGTTTCTACACTACTCGACCCATTGGTGGTGGAAGCCATAGTGAAGGATAGGTTATAA
- a CDS encoding tetratricopeptide repeat protein: MGINRKIKISASLILFLFATNCFLLSQNNKTDVIIDSLLQSLNNANSDTLKADIYVELSNNFRRTDPERAIQYAEKALLVYQRMNNQNGIIRAYLVLGTGHMNKSNYLSAFDYLNKASDMAIEIGDNKSLSRAKNNIGIIYMKQENYKMSLKYYQESLKLRKALGVGNEIAPSLNNIGNVYYYQENYEEALNYYQQTLLYFEPANNGFGLAGAYGNIGRVYEKMNKTKEALHYYHKSLFYWKSINDIRGMGSIQVEIGSYFYEDNILDSAQYYVSNALENSLNSKDWINVIDAKIVLAKIYIKAKEYNKANQKLDACLELLKQEKSPSKYAIAYNVYSDLCIAKGDFKSALEYKNLNIQYNDSFNFEKFSAELVNQELSAEFAERETKIREEQLRKNIITEERIRGQRIIIWISVGAGAVVFILLIFSFKAYLDKKRDHIIIENQKKLVDEKQMEIIDSITYAKKLQQALLPGDEKLKKSFPNHFVLYLPKDIVAGDFYWTAEVKVDENSANKLNYLAVCDCTGHGVPGAFMSLLNIGLLSEALKERNIHAPHLVFEYVRKRLIESIGNEGQQDGMDGILICIDEKNHQINYVAANNAPLLVSKGIAKKLPVDKMHVGLTHVSKQFTLQTVKYEKGDVLYLYTDGFADQFGGENLTGNKNRGKKYMLSNFNKFLTSISDKDTKEQCKLLNDEFHNWRKNLAQIDDVLVVGIRL, encoded by the coding sequence ATGGGTATCAATCGTAAAATAAAAATAAGTGCTTCTTTAATACTTTTCCTCTTTGCTACAAACTGCTTTTTGTTGTCTCAAAACAATAAAACCGATGTGATAATAGACTCGTTATTGCAATCCTTAAATAATGCCAATAGCGATACCTTAAAAGCTGATATATACGTTGAGTTATCTAATAATTTCAGGAGAACCGACCCGGAAAGAGCTATTCAATATGCCGAGAAAGCACTTTTAGTTTATCAAAGAATGAACAACCAAAATGGAATTATACGGGCTTACCTGGTACTGGGCACGGGTCATATGAATAAAAGTAATTATTTATCAGCATTTGATTATTTAAATAAAGCTTCTGATATGGCAATTGAGATTGGCGATAATAAAAGTTTGTCAAGAGCTAAAAATAATATTGGAATAATTTATATGAAGCAAGAGAATTACAAAATGTCTCTGAAATACTATCAAGAATCACTTAAGTTACGTAAGGCATTGGGCGTAGGCAATGAAATAGCCCCATCATTGAATAATATTGGAAATGTTTACTATTACCAGGAAAATTATGAAGAGGCACTTAATTATTATCAACAGACTTTGTTGTATTTCGAACCGGCAAATAATGGTTTTGGGCTAGCCGGAGCCTATGGAAATATTGGCCGGGTTTATGAAAAAATGAATAAAACTAAAGAGGCGCTCCATTACTACCATAAATCATTGTTTTATTGGAAATCGATAAATGATATTCGTGGCATGGGCTCGATACAAGTCGAAATTGGATCTTATTTTTATGAGGACAATATTTTAGATAGCGCTCAATATTATGTTTCAAACGCGCTTGAAAATAGTCTTAACTCTAAAGATTGGATAAATGTTATTGATGCTAAGATTGTCTTAGCCAAAATCTATATAAAAGCAAAAGAATATAATAAAGCTAATCAAAAATTAGACGCATGTTTAGAATTACTTAAACAAGAAAAGAGCCCTTCAAAATATGCAATTGCATACAATGTTTACAGCGATTTGTGCATAGCAAAAGGAGATTTTAAGTCGGCTTTAGAATACAAGAATTTAAATATTCAATACAATGATAGTTTCAATTTCGAAAAATTTTCAGCGGAATTGGTTAATCAAGAGTTATCGGCTGAATTTGCTGAAAGAGAAACTAAAATTAGGGAAGAACAACTCAGAAAGAATATAATAACTGAAGAAAGAATTAGAGGGCAGCGAATTATTATTTGGATAAGTGTTGGAGCCGGAGCGGTGGTTTTTATACTTTTAATATTTTCATTTAAAGCTTATTTGGATAAAAAAAGAGACCATATTATTATTGAAAATCAAAAAAAGCTGGTAGATGAAAAACAGATGGAAATTATTGATTCAATTACTTATGCTAAAAAATTACAACAAGCTTTGTTGCCGGGAGATGAAAAATTGAAAAAATCTTTCCCCAATCATTTTGTACTTTATTTACCAAAAGATATAGTGGCCGGCGATTTTTATTGGACTGCAGAAGTAAAAGTAGATGAAAATAGCGCAAACAAATTGAATTATTTGGCAGTTTGTGACTGCACAGGCCATGGGGTTCCGGGCGCATTTATGAGTTTACTGAATATTGGATTATTAAGTGAAGCTTTAAAGGAAAGAAATATTCATGCGCCTCATTTGGTTTTTGAATATGTTAGAAAACGACTTATTGAAAGTATTGGTAATGAGGGGCAGCAAGACGGTATGGATGGGATATTAATTTGTATTGATGAGAAAAATCATCAAATTAATTATGTTGCTGCTAATAATGCTCCCCTTCTGGTAAGCAAAGGCATAGCTAAAAAACTTCCTGTTGATAAAATGCATGTGGGGTTAACTCATGTTTCCAAACAATTCACTTTACAAACGGTTAAGTACGAAAAGGGAGATGTTTTGTATTTGTATACTGATGGATTTGCGGATCAATTTGGCGGTGAGAATTTAACGGGAAATAAAAATCGCGGAAAGAAATATATGCTTTCAAACTTTAATAAATTTTTAACTTCTATTTCAGACAAGGATACCAAAGAGCAATGTAAATTATTAAATGATGAGTTTCATAATTGGAGAAAAAATTTAGCTCAAATTGATGATGTACTTGTGGTTGGAATACGATTATAA
- a CDS encoding OmpA family protein, translated as MMKNYFAIGILSFLIAFACVPARQLEESKAKQKACETELADIKKKAQETEAQLAELKEKFTRYEKENDGLKRDTNIVGSNYRNLTGKYDKLDQLNQSLMDRLNKLLAGSASDNAKLSGDLQLTKEALLRKEDELKGLELRLNKQKAELDELSTALKQREKRVNELEDILKKKDQAAADLRKKLSDALLGFENKGLTITQKNGKVYVSLDESLLFASGKTNVEARGVEALRNVAKVLESNTDINIMVEGHTDDVPMKGAGEIKDNWDLSVMRATSVTKIILGGAKIDGERITSAGRGEHFPLDASKTAEARKKNRRTEIILTPKLDELLKVLETN; from the coding sequence ATGATGAAAAATTATTTTGCCATTGGAATATTAAGCTTTTTAATTGCTTTTGCCTGCGTGCCGGCTCGACAATTAGAAGAAAGCAAAGCCAAACAAAAAGCTTGCGAAACCGAATTGGCCGATATTAAAAAGAAAGCTCAGGAAACAGAAGCTCAATTGGCTGAGTTAAAAGAAAAATTTACCCGTTATGAAAAAGAAAATGACGGTTTAAAACGTGATACCAATATTGTAGGGAGTAACTACCGAAACCTCACCGGAAAATACGATAAATTGGATCAGTTAAACCAATCATTAATGGACCGCTTAAATAAATTATTGGCTGGAAGCGCAAGCGATAATGCTAAACTGAGCGGAGATTTGCAATTAACCAAAGAGGCCCTATTGAGAAAAGAAGATGAGTTAAAAGGATTGGAATTGCGGTTAAATAAGCAAAAAGCTGAATTGGATGAACTAAGCACTGCGCTGAAACAAAGAGAAAAAAGAGTGAACGAATTGGAAGACATTTTGAAGAAAAAAGATCAGGCAGCTGCTGATTTAAGAAAAAAATTGAGCGATGCCTTATTAGGATTTGAAAATAAAGGATTAACGATTACGCAAAAAAACGGGAAAGTATATGTGAGCCTGGATGAAAGCTTATTGTTTGCCAGCGGAAAAACAAATGTAGAGGCCCGAGGCGTTGAGGCCCTGAGAAATGTGGCCAAAGTGCTTGAATCCAATACGGATATTAACATTATGGTTGAGGGACATACCGATGACGTGCCCATGAAAGGTGCAGGCGAAATAAAAGACAATTGGGATTTAAGTGTAATGCGTGCAACCTCAGTAACAAAAATTATATTAGGAGGTGCGAAAATTGACGGCGAAAGAATTACCTCAGCAGGAAGAGGAGAGCATTTTCCGCTTGATGCTTCGAAAACGGCTGAAGCAAGAAAGAAAAACAGAAGAACAGAAATTATTCTTACCCCTAAATTGGATGAATTATTAAAGGTTTTAGAAACTAACTAA
- the mscL gene encoding large conductance mechanosensitive channel protein MscL, with translation MGFLSEFKSFAIKGNVIDLAIGVVIGGAFSKIIGSLVDDIITPAVLKPALSAANLTNLAELTIPGTAIKYGNFLSTLISFIIVAIALFMVVKGINAAKKKEDAKPAPVPEPTVTEKLLTEIRDSLKKS, from the coding sequence ATGGGATTTTTATCAGAATTTAAATCGTTTGCGATTAAAGGAAACGTAATTGACTTAGCCATTGGTGTTGTTATAGGTGGCGCATTTAGTAAAATTATCGGATCATTAGTGGATGACATTATTACACCTGCGGTTTTAAAACCCGCCTTATCAGCAGCCAACCTAACCAATTTGGCAGAACTTACCATTCCGGGAACAGCCATTAAATACGGAAATTTTTTATCCACTTTAATTTCATTTATTATTGTGGCCATTGCTTTATTTATGGTAGTAAAGGGAATTAATGCCGCCAAGAAAAAGGAAGATGCAAAGCCTGCTCCCGTTCCTGAACCAACAGTTACCGAAAAACTTTTAACAGAAATAAGAGATTCGCTTAAAAAATCCTAA